A region from the Wolbachia endosymbiont of Folsomia candida genome encodes:
- a CDS encoding ankyrin repeat domain-containing protein, with the protein MLKTQHPIDYLKKEGEVTNLLEEQQNTQQSSDSFKPKSRVRRQYNPEDNNRKLFNLISEHKKGSPLVDKVNDIKGLLDKVDINYTDSDGDTFLHAAIHEGHQDVVKLLLERGADKTIKNANNKTPLDLARDSGNQEIIDILTPKKANLLQAAKEGNIEQVKLLVEEGADLNIRDNDGNRPLHLAAKEEKLEVVKYLMEKGAQFNARNDDSKTPLQLAEQYNHGEIKNILTATQELFTTIKDDTLNEDQKIERLENGIGEGAIINAENYDHSDTPLHLAAEKGYLKIVEYFINTKKEGISINIKNHAGRTPLFYAIGSGNLDAIKYLVEKRADFTTPDKYSFTPLYFAVLTSDISDEVVLDIVKYLEGKGADLKIIPKDTGLTLLHTAAYNGHLKVVQYLIEEKDFRVDITSNSNNTPLHEAAHGEKLKVVKYLIENKADVNTKNKDDMTPLSYYLNWAAYKGAKLEVAQYLIDNGADISIKDKDGKTPLYNAVQQGKEEIVKFLAEEADEKTIDIKDANDRTPLLQAVEKGNFLIVEHLVKNNANVNAKDKNEKTPLDIATESSRSDIIELLRNTREGISFDVKRPINSFVGRKEELRNLHKAILRKSDQETSHITSITGLGGVGKSEVAKRYIQRFGKYYDGNVIWINAETDETLKVSFHKLAKEKLKINIKDIDEEERSLGSIVEDVYKYFADKKSLFIFDNVEKDDIGEFLPKSEHKPYILLTSRNRELFSEQKIDLKVFSESEYKLFIKQALGENALQDRDVEKLGKTLGYLPLALQHTVAYIKKSNFEISDYVKIYEKSEEEVKSLLDQSGLSYDKTIFATFKITVAKIEQSTNEESELSREILDIMAYLAPDNIPKKTFLELALNSIQENNPEIKNIRAQGKLNRAVNLLDQYSAINLGQDQLNIHRLTQQVIVFDLKSKNAEEKTLEKTLGLLKKQMVSHDSIESYTPHIISAWSYAKQYDKLVEDFIVNDVINDVKNRSTRYFHLIAGSSNDEIVNTILSKIKDPNKLRKVINTRDENKKTPLHYAAQGGNEEIVRLLISKKANVDTRDRIDNRPLHIAAKNGHLGIVNVLLDNKANVNDETSPQYKFTPLHLAAQNGHLAVVNVLLGKRAEINSKTKHEFTPLHLAAQGGYLEVVNSLLDKGAEIEVETEYKNTALHLAAKNGHLGIIEALLEKGANVNAQDKDGFISLHWAAFLNDHVNVVNKLLENGEININAKTIKGNTPLHLAAGKGHLKVIEALIAKSADIDARNNENKTPLELAKDQETINIFERHRQSSLVDNAYLEASQAGNQEISSSKIESFNAELFTRINVPADGSCLFWAAALAYFTPVKYDDNAFQERFERLFGNTQSQELTQVQNLIKAYDPSSNSAAIRNDETLRRLVTEKFRNRVIDEISSHQSKFEESITIHDFLYSKNEDYVVGGTFQGRFRSEFSTEISEYNIDISKLKPATLNEATVQEIDSELDKIPDQNKVKKFKFETYVEYMRDSRAWGGNHEIQAMSQVLHSNILVFSDGTKHSINYDNTNDQIQLFNNGESHYNFGLVKAQKLIEAISSNEQQKARTYLNLGIDNVNYKDSEGWTVLHFAAQYDNKEIVQLLLNQEADVNIKNRLKQTPLDVARLFERNDVVDRLTQVRSSVQQASIEQDLVVDPQLKFSSRNQAESSNQIEQRSTNRRKGTSGISGQLYEIELSMLFLLQGVKQKKDGKIEGFYLDTNMAEAGDFDDVVFKYKYNENEVEKSKIIFLQAKHRENPEKGKITVDKLLSKLDKGDFLLKKYFTSYRKIKQQFSEEGIDPIFGSKFEDSNFIIYTNALSTFSNTDSSIKEADINESDFLRTLDLQSKYYQLEFNSGRKEEILSVLENASDCRRLAKELVTAISSGKGIDMQKDIFKSYHIALAEKVIDKTSIKEGKLNNNFLDDNENLSSEDKEFRRIFFEETGKVFNKQGDELKQELQGKVIKFSDKFGVKDGDSNLLLPSDLVTENEVEEFLSKLKLFFGQPSESQLSQILRQKIQSVYKVEQNDIDATFADVKSKVERWWKDGNDYLTEDNKFFQESAKVSIWFDVKDPVPLFTGRTEKLQELHRALQNGGQLVISQMASVTGLGGIGKSELARKYISEHSKDYDDNVVWINADNYLTIAESLRRLAKDKLGISTTDENGKEKEIKLIVKDVYSFFVKRHRKSLFVFDNAGKYKAVKEGDEGIDKFLPSGPNKPSVLITSRDQEWGTSIAQLQLGVFTKEEAVEFIRKALKIEAGLQESEIKNLAKELQYLPLALQQAVSYIKKEDDESKKLGKEGFTIGSYLDKFNEKKSASELLGKASGETHDRYTETVLTTWQITTDKIKQKRTRGGTQALEMLEVMAYLAPDKIPMEEIFSKLISDEDARNEAALLLDQYSMANLDGGKLNIHRLVQQITRLKLEDKEEETLRKALELINDSYVAISHVTSVWDYSSKYGKLIDNFYFSSVYGESKSTPLHLFADSGNYEATKAILKHIKYDGYFNKVRKLFSYVYDIDSKDTYGRTPLYRAAENGHMKVVELLIDSGASIHVNSAAASSWMASGWTVLHGAVYGGNKDVVKFLVDKGANVNAKDSIGRDPLYIAINEGHEEIAKLLDKTGENVLSIVASLGKIGVIKKILENKSEEERIRITNPAKEGKRGPLHLAANNGHLKVVELLIENGADINSSAYDGFTPLHLAASEGYLDIVKFLVKKSNDKFSILEVSDISGWTVLHSAAKSGHTKVLEYLINKFSENKEELALINAADKKGTTLLETAAFHGMLDTVQFLINKKANINTVNIFGVTPLFASAIQNNYEVVKYLLEQKEIKIDCDEKKVLGMLHITPLHAAAVYDNLDMVKLLVERGLSVNVGEKDSLTPLHGAAFFNSAKVIKYLVDNRASTNAVINFSNIANVLNFIKADFKGGYAEQFIGYIIKFCNVCNFIGARFTPVTISTAFEYNNKLVLRDINAKPIHSIGSRSISLLLSIPPIAKQLRIMKDYVQKKRDGEQGIPGGEDSIFFDITNYRAHVQYYKVQQKAFLYLDKYISNHLSDAKVKAVKQGLYLPSFESRNVKIDGKCAGITRMVSQGLFFGGIEDYGRAHKLFLNNLKISVELYERLAQGKQISEREEKEIFALSRLLDNAEQELTSPTSSLPSTLSHIKSYKTLDDLSHYVSGLTEDFAIHLVTSNHVVAIYRTGDTYTYFDSNVALVSDLKSVDQLMKVVKKGVAYAGYALAEEGFLVEHFDVTEANNALTTEQKEILERPIQTERHLLSLQDQEHGLIDVDGEKISRVTLYDMGAKLYSDGSASVLINSEMSSEDLAENLNSGKIKITAREYLQSLKGNKKEIIQGLVQKTSTLSFDGSIGEIKDAKTVKDLVLSEDGQMLDSYQLNKILKGPIEQSIKALPYYLEVANTKHWPNRLTNAAGRISMAKGLYDIAHCKLLNR; encoded by the coding sequence ATGCTAAAAACACAACATCCAATAGATTATCTAAAAAAAGAAGGAGAAGTTACTAATTTATTGGAAGAGCAGCAAAATACACAACAAAGTAGTGATTCTTTTAAGCCTAAATCTAGAGTACGGCGGCAGTATAATCCTGAAGATAATAACAGGAAGTTGTTTAATCTTATAAGTGAACATAAGAAGGGTAGTCCTTTAGTAGATAAAGTAAATGACATTAAAGGTTTACTTGATAAGGTGGATATTAATTATACTGATAGCGATGGTGATACATTTTTACATGCTGCTATACACGAAGGACATCAAGACGTTGTAAAATTGCTTTTAGAGCGTGGAGCAGATAAAACCATAAAAAATGCTAATAATAAAACACCACTAGACCTAGCAAGAGACAGTGGCAATCAGGAAATTATTGATATATTAACCCCTAAAAAAGCTAACTTGCTTCAAGCAGCTAAAGAAGGCAATATAGAACAAGTTAAACTTCTTGTAGAGGAAGGTGCAGATTTAAATATAAGGGATAACGATGGTAATAGACCACTACACTTAGCTGCTAAAGAAGAGAAGTTGGAAGTAGTAAAATACCTTATGGAGAAAGGTGCTCAATTCAATGCTAGGAATGATGATAGTAAAACACCTCTGCAGCTAGCAGAACAATACAATCATGGAGAGATTAAGAATATTCTGACTGCAACTCAAGAGCTATTTACTACTATAAAAGACGATACTTTAAATGAAGATCAAAAGATTGAAAGGCTTGAAAATGGTATCGGAGAAGGAGCGATTATTAATGCTGAAAATTATGATCATAGTGATACTCCTTTACATTTAGCTGCTGAAAAAGGTTACCTGAAGATAGTCGAATATTTTATAAATACAAAAAAGGAAGGCATTAGTATTAATATTAAAAATCATGCCGGTAGAACTCCTCTGTTCTATGCTATTGGGAGTGGTAACTTAGATGCTATCAAATATCTTGTAGAAAAGAGAGCTGATTTTACAACTCCTGATAAGTATAGCTTTACTCCCTTGTACTTTGCTGTTTTAACTTCTGACATCTCAGATGAAGTGGTATTAGATATAGTAAAATACCTAGAAGGAAAAGGTGCTGATTTAAAGATAATTCCTAAAGATACTGGCCTTACTCTTCTGCATACAGCAGCTTATAATGGTCATTTAAAAGTAGTTCAATATCTTATAGAAGAAAAGGATTTTCGAGTTGATATAACAAGTAATAGCAATAATACCCCATTGCATGAAGCTGCTCATGGAGAAAAGTTGAAGGTAGTAAAGTATCTAATTGAAAACAAGGCTGATGTTAACACAAAAAATAAAGATGATATGACTCCCCTGAGTTATTACCTGAATTGGGCTGCTTACAAAGGAGCTAAATTAGAAGTTGCTCAATACCTCATAGATAACGGAGCCGATATTAGTATCAAAGATAAAGATGGGAAAACTCCGTTATACAATGCAGTTCAACAAGGTAAGGAAGAGATTGTTAAATTCCTTGCAGAAGAAGCTGATGAAAAGACTATTGACATTAAAGATGCTAACGATAGAACACCACTGCTCCAAGCTGTTGAAAAGGGTAATTTTCTTATTGTTGAGCATCTTGTTAAAAATAATGCTAATGTCAATGCAAAAGACAAAAATGAGAAAACGCCTTTAGATATAGCAACTGAAAGCAGTAGATCAGATATTATTGAGTTGCTTAGAAATACTAGAGAGGGTATTTCGTTTGATGTTAAGAGACCGATAAATTCATTTGTTGGAAGAAAAGAAGAGTTAAGGAATTTACATAAAGCAATACTACGTAAAAGTGATCAAGAAACATCTCATATAACCTCTATTACTGGTTTAGGTGGAGTAGGTAAAAGTGAAGTAGCAAAAAGGTATATTCAGAGGTTTGGTAAATACTATGATGGCAATGTTATATGGATCAATGCTGAAACAGATGAAACGTTGAAAGTGTCATTTCATAAATTAGCTAAAGAGAAATTAAAAATTAACATCAAAGATATAGATGAAGAAGAGAGGAGTTTAGGATCTATTGTTGAAGACGTATATAAATACTTTGCTGACAAAAAAAGTCTTTTCATTTTTGATAATGTTGAAAAAGATGATATTGGGGAATTTTTGCCTAAAAGTGAACACAAACCGTACATTTTACTTACTTCTCGTAATCGTGAGCTGTTTAGTGAGCAAAAGATAGACCTGAAAGTTTTTTCTGAGAGTGAGTATAAACTTTTTATCAAACAAGCATTGGGTGAAAATGCCTTACAGGATCGAGATGTAGAAAAATTGGGAAAAACCCTAGGATACTTACCCTTAGCTCTACAGCACACAGTAGCATATATCAAAAAATCAAATTTCGAGATTAGCGACTATGTGAAAATATATGAAAAATCCGAAGAGGAAGTAAAATCTTTACTTGATCAGTCAGGCTTAAGCTACGACAAAACAATTTTTGCAACTTTTAAAATTACAGTTGCTAAGATAGAACAATCAACAAATGAAGAAAGTGAACTATCTAGAGAGATTTTAGATATAATGGCTTATCTTGCTCCTGATAATATTCCCAAAAAAACATTTTTAGAATTAGCACTAAACAGCATACAAGAAAATAATCCTGAGATAAAAAACATTAGAGCACAAGGGAAATTAAACCGTGCTGTCAACTTACTAGACCAGTATTCTGCAATTAACTTAGGACAAGATCAATTAAATATTCATAGGTTAACACAACAAGTAATAGTATTCGATTTAAAAAGTAAGAATGCAGAAGAAAAAACTTTAGAAAAAACTCTTGGGTTACTTAAAAAGCAAATGGTAAGTCATGATAGTATAGAAAGTTACACACCTCACATCATATCAGCTTGGAGTTATGCAAAGCAGTACGATAAGTTGGTAGAAGATTTTATTGTTAATGATGTGATTAATGACGTTAAGAATAGAAGCACCAGGTATTTTCACTTGATTGCTGGAAGTAGCAATGATGAAATTGTTAACACAATATTAAGCAAAATAAAAGATCCTAATAAACTTCGTAAGGTCATTAATACAAGAGATGAGAATAAAAAGACACCTTTACATTATGCAGCGCAAGGTGGTAATGAAGAAATAGTAAGGTTGCTAATAAGCAAAAAAGCTAATGTAGATACCCGTGACAGAATTGACAATAGACCTTTGCATATAGCTGCAAAAAATGGTCATCTAGGAATTGTTAATGTTTTATTAGATAATAAGGCTAACGTTAATGATGAAACTAGTCCTCAATATAAATTTACCCCATTACACCTAGCAGCACAAAATGGTCATCTAGCAGTTGTGAATGTTTTACTGGGTAAAAGAGCTGAAATTAATTCTAAGACTAAACATGAGTTTACACCGTTACATTTAGCTGCACAAGGTGGTTATCTTGAAGTCGTGAATTCCCTACTAGATAAAGGTGCTGAGATTGAAGTTGAAACTGAGTATAAAAATACAGCATTACACCTGGCTGCAAAAAACGGTCATTTGGGTATCATTGAAGCTTTATTAGAAAAAGGTGCTAATGTTAATGCTCAGGATAAAGATGGTTTTATATCATTGCACTGGGCTGCTTTTTTAAATGATCATGTGAACGTGGTTAATAAACTACTAGAAAATGGTGAAATAAACATTAATGCTAAAACAATCAAAGGTAATACACCGCTACATTTGGCCGCAGGGAAAGGTCATTTGAAGGTTATTGAAGCTTTAATTGCAAAGAGTGCAGATATTGATGCTCGAAATAACGAAAATAAAACACCGCTGGAGCTAGCTAAAGATCAAGAGACTATCAATATTTTTGAAAGGCATAGGCAATCAAGCTTGGTTGATAATGCTTATTTAGAAGCCAGTCAAGCGGGTAATCAAGAAATATCGTCTAGTAAAATAGAATCATTTAATGCAGAATTATTCACAAGAATTAATGTACCAGCAGATGGGAGTTGTTTATTTTGGGCTGCTGCTTTAGCTTATTTCACTCCTGTAAAATATGATGACAATGCCTTTCAAGAAAGATTTGAGAGATTATTTGGAAATACACAGTCTCAAGAACTAACGCAAGTACAAAATTTAATTAAAGCCTATGATCCATCTTCAAATAGTGCGGCTATTCGTAATGATGAAACGCTAAGAAGATTAGTAACAGAAAAATTTCGCAATAGAGTAATAGATGAGATATCTTCACACCAAAGCAAATTTGAGGAATCTATCACTATTCACGATTTTCTTTATAGTAAAAATGAAGACTATGTTGTCGGTGGTACATTTCAAGGAAGGTTTCGTAGTGAGTTTAGCACCGAAATTAGCGAATATAACATTGATATCAGTAAGCTCAAACCTGCTACTTTAAATGAAGCTACAGTACAAGAGATTGATAGCGAGCTTGATAAGATACCAGACCAAAATAAAGTTAAGAAATTTAAATTTGAAACATATGTAGAGTATATGCGTGACTCTAGAGCTTGGGGTGGTAATCATGAAATACAAGCGATGAGTCAAGTGTTACATAGTAATATACTAGTATTTTCTGATGGCACTAAACATTCTATCAATTATGATAATACTAATGACCAAATACAATTATTCAATAATGGAGAATCACATTATAACTTTGGCTTAGTAAAAGCACAGAAGTTAATTGAAGCTATCAGTAGCAATGAACAACAGAAAGCTAGAACTTATCTTAATTTGGGAATAGATAATGTTAATTATAAAGACAGTGAAGGCTGGACAGTATTACATTTTGCAGCTCAATATGATAATAAGGAGATTGTTCAATTACTCTTAAATCAAGAAGCAGATGTTAATATTAAGAATCGTCTTAAACAAACTCCATTAGATGTTGCGAGGCTTTTTGAAAGAAACGATGTTGTTGATAGGTTAACTCAAGTAAGATCTTCTGTGCAGCAAGCGTCTATAGAACAGGATTTAGTTGTTGATCCTCAGTTAAAGTTTTCCAGTCGTAATCAAGCAGAATCATCTAATCAAATAGAGCAGCGGTCAACAAATAGAAGAAAAGGGACCTCTGGTATTAGTGGTCAGCTTTATGAAATAGAGCTATCAATGTTATTTCTGCTACAAGGAGTAAAACAAAAAAAAGATGGGAAAATAGAAGGCTTTTACTTAGACACAAACATGGCAGAAGCAGGAGATTTTGATGATGTGGTCTTTAAGTATAAGTATAACGAGAACGAAGTAGAAAAATCAAAGATTATTTTCTTGCAAGCTAAACATAGAGAAAATCCCGAAAAGGGAAAAATTACTGTTGATAAACTATTGTCAAAATTAGATAAGGGTGACTTTCTATTAAAGAAGTACTTTACTTCTTACCGTAAGATTAAACAACAATTTTCAGAAGAAGGAATAGATCCAATATTTGGAAGTAAGTTTGAGGACTCTAATTTTATTATTTACACTAACGCTCTTTCTACTTTTAGTAACACTGATAGTAGTATTAAAGAGGCAGATATAAATGAGAGCGATTTTTTAAGAACGTTAGATTTGCAAAGTAAATATTACCAACTTGAATTTAATAGTGGTAGAAAAGAAGAGATATTGAGCGTTTTAGAAAATGCATCAGATTGTAGAAGGTTAGCAAAAGAGCTAGTTACAGCTATTTCGTCTGGAAAGGGAATAGATATGCAAAAAGATATTTTCAAGAGCTATCATATTGCACTTGCAGAAAAAGTGATTGATAAGACAAGCATAAAAGAAGGTAAATTGAATAATAATTTTTTAGATGATAACGAAAATCTATCTTCAGAAGATAAAGAGTTTAGAAGAATCTTTTTTGAAGAAACAGGAAAAGTTTTTAATAAGCAAGGGGATGAGTTAAAGCAAGAGTTACAGGGTAAAGTTATAAAATTTTCTGATAAATTTGGAGTTAAAGATGGAGATTCAAACCTTCTATTACCAAGTGATCTTGTTACTGAAAATGAGGTTGAGGAGTTTTTAAGTAAGCTAAAGCTTTTTTTTGGTCAGCCTAGTGAAAGTCAGTTGAGTCAAATCCTGAGGCAAAAAATACAGTCAGTCTATAAAGTAGAGCAAAATGACATTGATGCAACCTTTGCTGATGTTAAAAGTAAAGTAGAAAGATGGTGGAAAGATGGAAATGATTACCTGACAGAAGACAATAAATTTTTTCAAGAGTCAGCAAAGGTTTCAATTTGGTTTGATGTGAAAGATCCTGTGCCTTTATTTACTGGAAGAACTGAAAAATTACAGGAATTACATAGAGCATTACAAAATGGAGGTCAGCTAGTAATATCACAGATGGCTTCTGTAACCGGTCTTGGTGGTATAGGTAAAAGTGAGTTAGCAAGAAAATATATCAGTGAGCATAGTAAAGACTATGATGATAATGTTGTCTGGATAAATGCTGATAACTACTTAACTATTGCAGAGTCTTTGCGTAGATTAGCTAAAGATAAGTTAGGAATCAGTACTACAGATGAGAATGGTAAGGAAAAAGAAATAAAACTTATTGTCAAAGATGTATATAGTTTTTTTGTTAAAAGGCATAGGAAAAGTCTTTTTGTTTTTGACAACGCTGGAAAATATAAAGCTGTTAAAGAAGGAGACGAAGGCATAGATAAGTTTTTACCATCTGGTCCTAATAAGCCTTCTGTTCTTATAACTTCACGTGATCAAGAATGGGGAACAAGTATAGCACAATTACAATTAGGTGTATTTACTAAAGAAGAAGCAGTAGAATTCATTAGAAAAGCACTTAAGATAGAGGCTGGATTACAAGAAAGCGAGATCAAAAATCTAGCAAAAGAGTTGCAATATCTTCCTTTAGCATTACAACAAGCAGTATCGTACATTAAAAAAGAGGATGATGAGTCAAAGAAGTTAGGTAAAGAAGGGTTTACAATAGGCAGTTATTTGGACAAGTTCAATGAGAAGAAAAGTGCAAGTGAATTACTAGGGAAAGCATCAGGCGAAACACATGACCGCTACACTGAAACAGTACTTACAACTTGGCAAATTACAACTGATAAAATAAAGCAGAAAAGAACACGTGGTGGAACGCAAGCTTTGGAAATGTTAGAAGTTATGGCTTATCTTGCTCCTGACAAAATTCCAATGGAAGAGATATTTTCAAAATTGATAAGTGATGAAGATGCACGGAATGAAGCTGCTCTATTGCTCGATCAATATTCTATGGCTAATTTAGATGGCGGAAAGCTGAACATACATAGGCTAGTGCAACAAATAACAAGGTTGAAGTTAGAAGATAAGGAAGAGGAAACTTTAAGAAAAGCTTTAGAATTAATAAATGATAGTTATGTAGCTATAAGTCATGTTACATCCGTATGGGATTATTCGAGTAAGTATGGCAAATTAATTGATAATTTTTATTTTAGTTCAGTGTATGGTGAAAGCAAGAGTACACCACTGCACTTATTTGCTGATAGTGGTAATTATGAAGCAACAAAAGCTATATTAAAACACATAAAATATGATGGTTACTTTAATAAAGTACGAAAGTTATTTTCATATGTTTATGATATTGACAGTAAAGATACCTATGGTAGGACTCCTTTATATAGAGCTGCTGAGAATGGTCATATGAAAGTTGTAGAATTGCTTATAGATAGTGGTGCAAGTATTCATGTCAATAGTGCTGCTGCTTCTTCATGGATGGCTTCAGGTTGGACAGTATTGCATGGTGCTGTTTATGGAGGCAATAAAGATGTTGTAAAATTTCTTGTTGATAAAGGTGCAAATGTTAATGCTAAAGATAGCATAGGTAGAGATCCATTGTATATAGCTATTAATGAAGGTCATGAAGAAATTGCTAAATTGCTGGACAAAACTGGTGAGAACGTGTTGTCTATTGTTGCATCGTTAGGTAAGATAGGAGTTATTAAAAAGATACTAGAGAATAAATCAGAAGAAGAGAGAATAAGAATAACTAATCCAGCAAAGGAAGGAAAACGTGGTCCTTTACACTTAGCTGCTAACAATGGTCATCTGAAAGTTGTAGAATTGCTTATAGAAAATGGTGCTGATATTAATAGTTCTGCTTATGATGGTTTTACACCATTACATTTGGCTGCTTCTGAGGGTTACTTGGATATTGTAAAATTTCTTGTAAAAAAGAGCAATGATAAATTCTCTATTTTAGAAGTCAGCGACATATCAGGTTGGACAGTATTACATTCTGCTGCTAAAAGTGGTCACACTAAAGTTTTAGAATATCTTATTAACAAGTTTAGCGAGAACAAAGAAGAACTTGCCCTTATTAATGCCGCAGATAAGAAAGGTACTACATTATTGGAAACAGCTGCTTTTCATGGTATGCTTGACACTGTTCAATTCCTTATAAACAAAAAAGCAAATATTAATACTGTCAATATATTTGGAGTTACACCTTTATTTGCTAGTGCTATTCAAAATAACTATGAAGTAGTTAAGTACTTATTGGAACAGAAAGAAATAAAGATTGATTGCGATGAAAAAAAAGTTCTTGGAATGCTTCATATCACACCATTACACGCTGCTGCAGTATATGATAATTTAGACATGGTTAAGCTTTTAGTAGAAAGAGGATTAAGTGTAAATGTTGGTGAAAAGGATAGTTTAACACCTCTGCATGGTGCTGCATTTTTTAATAGTGCAAAAGTTATAAAATATTTAGTAGATAATAGGGCAAGCACTAATGCAGTGATTAATTTTTCTAACATTGCTAATGTCCTGAATTTTATCAAAGCAGATTTTAAAGGAGGATATGCAGAACAGTTTATCGGTTATATTATTAAGTTTTGTAATGTCTGTAACTTTATAGGTGCACGATTCACACCAGTGACAATCTCTACAGCATTTGAATACAATAATAAATTGGTACTGAGAGATATTAATGCTAAGCCCATTCATTCGATAGGATCTAGAAGTATATCGTTATTATTGTCAATTCCTCCGATTGCAAAGCAATTACGAATAATGAAAGATTATGTGCAGAAGAAAAGAGATGGTGAACAAGGCATTCCTGGAGGTGAAGATTCTATATTTTTCGATATTACCAATTACCGTGCGCATGTACAATATTATAAAGTCCAACAAAAAGCATTCTTATATTTAGATAAGTATATAAGTAATCATCTTTCTGATGCTAAGGTAAAAGCAGTAAAACAAGGACTATACTTACCGTCATTCGAAAGTAGAAATGTCAAGATTGATGGTAAATGTGCAGGAATAACCCGAATGGTATCACAGGGTTTATTTTTTGGAGGTATAGAGGATTATGGAAGGGCACATAAATTATTCCTAAACAACCTGAAAATTTCAGTAGAACTATATGAGCGATTGGCACAAGGAAAGCAGATATCTGAGAGGGAAGAGAAAGAGATCTTTGCATTAAGTCGATTACTTGATAATGCTGAACAGGAATTAACCTCACCTACAAGTAGCTTACCTTCAACTCTTAGCCATATCAAAAGCTATAAAACACTTGATGATCTATCTCATTATGTAAGTGGACTTACTGAAGACTTTGCTATTCATTTAGTGACCAGTAATCACGTAGTTGCAATTTACCGCACTGGTGACACTTACACATATTTTGATAGTAACGTTGCGCTGGTGTCTGATTTAAAGAGTGTTGATCAACTAATGAAGGTTGTAAAAAAAGGAGTAGCATATGCTGGATACGCGCTGGCTGAAGAAGGATTTTTAGTAGAACATTTTGATGTTACAGAAGCGAATAATGCATTAACAACTGAGCAAAAAGAAATCTTAGAAAGACCAATACAAACCGAACGTCATCTTCTTTCTCTACAAGATCAAGAGCATGGTTTGATCGATGTTGATGGTGAGAAGATATCTCGAGTAACATTGTATGACATGGGAGCTAAATTGTATTCAGATGGTAGTGCCTCTGTACTTATTAATTCTGAAATGAGTAGTGAAGATTTGGCAGAAAATTTAAATTCAGGAAAAATAAAGATCACAGCTCGTGAGTATCTGCAAAGCCTTAAAGGTAATAAGAAGGAAATAATACAAGGCTTAGTACAAAAGACTTCTACTCTTTCTTTTGATGGATCAATTGGAGAAATTAAAGATGCTAAAACGGTTAAGGATTTAGTTCTCTCTGAAGATGGCCAAATGTTAGATTCTTATCAATTGAATAAAATTTTGAAAGGACCAATTGAACAGTCAATTAAAGCTCTTCCTTACTATCTTGAAGTTGCAAATACTAAACACTGGCCAAATAGACTCACCAACGCTGCTGGTAGAATCAGTATGGCTAAAGGGTTATATGATATTGCTCATTGCAAATTATTAAACAGATGA